In the genome of Desulfobacterales bacterium, the window CCAATAAATCAACTATTTTGTTAATAATATTATATGTTTAAGATTTATTTTACGCGCTTAAGTTAATGGCATTGACTTATCACTTTCAGTCAAAATTGCTGTTCCAGGAGGCGTTTCTTAACCTGTTGAATTTATAATCCGGATTATTTTAGGCCGGCAAAATCTCTGTATAAATCCCTTGACAAAAAATTTATTCTGGTGGCATATTGGCACCTTATCTTAATTTCAGGGTTGTTTTTGGTATTTTTTCTGGATCTTTTAAAAAAATGGTTTTTAATTGATTTAAGTCGTTATTTTTTCAGGAAATTTTTTGTCCCGGAAAAGCAACCTCGCCTCACCTGAACCTTAGAGGAGTCAACATGGGAGCGTCAAAATCAAATACGAGCGGATCCGTAATGGTTGTGGGAGCCGGTATTGCCGGCATGCAATCCGCACTGGATCTGGCAGAATCAGGATACTATGTTTATCTGGTGGAAAAATCAACCGCCATCGGCGGACTGATGGCCCAGCTGGATAAAACTTTCCCCACCAATGACTGTACCATGTGAATTATTTCACCCAAACTGGTCGAGGTCGGCCGGCATCTGAACATCGAACTGATCACCAATGCGGAACTGATTAATCTCAAGGGTGAAGAAGGTCGCTTTACCGCTACCGTGCAGCAAAACCCGCGTTTCATCGACCTTTCCAAATGCACCAGCTGCGGCGATTGCGCCAAGGTCTGCCCCGTCGAACTTCCCAACGAATTCGACCGGGGCCTGTCCGTCCGCAAAGCCGCCTTTAAACAGTATGCCCAGGCCATCCCCGGCGCCTATGCCATTGAAAAAAAGGATAACGCCCCGTGCCGCCTGGCATGCCCGGCCGGACTGAACGTCCAGGGCTATGTCCAGATGGTCAAACAGGGAAAGTATCAGGAAGCCCTGGAAATCATCATGGAAGAGCTTCCCCTTCCGGGAGTTCTGGGGCGCATATGCCCCCACGGCTGCGAAGACGCCTGCCGCCGCTGTGAGGTGGATGCGCCGGTGGCGATCCGGGATCTGAAGCGGCTGGCGGCGGATAGGTTCGACCCCCGCGATATTAAAATTGACTGCCTGCCGCCCCGGCAGGAGAAGGTGGCCATCATCGGTTCCGGTCCTGCCGGACTTTCAGCAGCCTATCACCTGGCGCGCAAAGGGGTTTTGTCCACCATCTTCGAGGCCCTTCCCAAGGCCGGCGGCATGCTGCGGGTGGGAATACCCGAACATCGCCTCCCCCGCAAAGTCCTGGATCAGGAAATCGAACTGATTACCAACCTCGGCGTTGAAATCAAAACAGACACACCCCTGGGCCCGGACATGTCCGTGGACGACCTGCTCAACAAGGGGTTTCAGGCGGTTTATCTGGCCCTTGGCGCCCACAAGGGAATCGAACTGGGCATTCCCGGAGAAGAGGCCGATGGGGTTCAGCAGGGCGTCGAGTTTTTAAGAGAGTTGAATCTGACCGGCGCCACCAAGGTTGGAAAGAAAGTGGCGATCATCGGCGGCGGCAACGTTGCCATCGACGTCTCCCGCTCGGCCGTTCGTCTGGGCGCAGAAGAAGTCTACATCATTTACCGCCGCACCCGTACGGAAATGCCGGCCTGGGAGGAAGAAATCCAGGCTGCCGAAGCCGAAGGCGCCGTCATCACGTATTTATCCGCCCCCCAGGAAATTCTGGTGCAGGACAACAAAGTGAAGGGGCTTCGCTGCATCCGCATGGAATTGACCGAACCGGATTCTTCCGGCCGCAAAAGACCCATACCCATACCCGGCAGCGAATATGACATCGAGCTCGACCAGATTATCCCGGCCATCGGTCAACGGCCGGATATTTCCACCCTCGAAAATGTCGCCGATCTTAAAATTTCCCGCTGGGGCACCACCGAGGTGAACCCGGTTACCTATGCTACCGATCGCAAGGGCGTATTTGCCGGCGGGGACCTGCAGACCGGCCCCTGGGTCGCCATCGGCGCCATTGCCGCCGGCCGCGAGGCTGCTGAATCCATTGTCCGCTTTCTGGACGGCAAGGATATGGCCCAGGGCCGTGAAGCCGCCGCCACAGAAAACCCGGTTTACCGGCCGGTACCGGAAGACATGCCCCGGCAGACCCGGGCAAAAATGCCGGAGCTCCCGGTTGCCCAGCGCGCCGGCAACTTCAGTGAAGTCGAGCAGGGGTACGATGAGGCCGGCGGTCAGGCCGAGGCCCAGCGCTGCCTCAATTGCGGCTACTGCTCGGAATGCTACCAGTGCGTCGAGGCCTGTCTGGCAAATGCCGTGGTCCATGAAGAGGAGGCCGTCCAGCGGCATATTCAGGTGGGATCGGTTATCGTCAGTTCCGGCGCCGACCCCTTTGATCCCACTGTGTTTGAAGAATTCTATCATTATAAAAAGAACCCCAACGTCATGACCAGCCTGGAGTTTGAGCGCATCTTGAGCGCATCCGGTCCCACCATGGGGCACTTGGCGCGGCCGTCGGACCAAAAAGACCCTGAAAAGATCGCCTGGCTCCAGTGCGTGGGCTCCCGGGATACCAACGGGTGCGGCAACGGCTACTGTTCCTCGGTCTGCTGCATGTACGCCATCAAAGAGGCCATGGTCGCCAAGGAACACGCCCACGGCAAGCTGGACTGCGCTATTTTCAACATGGATATCCGCTCATTCGGCAAGGATTATGAAAAATATTATCTCCGGGCCAAGGAAAAGGACGGCGTCCGTTTTGTCCAATCCCGCATTAACAAAATTACCGAAATCCCTGAAACCGGCGATTTAACCGTCTGGTATATCGACGACAGCGGCCTGGCGCAAAACGAAACCTTTGATATGGTCGTCTTGTCGGTGGGTTTGCAGGTCCCGAAATCCGCGGTGGATCTCGCCAAGCGCCTGGCGATCGATCTGACGCCTTACAATTTTATCGCCACCGAACCTTTTGCGCCGGTTTCCACCTCACGCCCCGGCGTTTACACCTGCGGCATTTTCCAGGGCCCCAAAGACATTCCGGAATCCGTCACCCAGGCCAGTGCAGCCGCCAGCGCTGCCGGGTCCGCCCTGGCCGAGGCCAGGGGCACCGACACCAAAACTGTTGAGCGCCCCCAAAAGATCGATGTGGCCCTGGAAGACCCCCGCATCGGCGTCTTTGTCTGTAACTGCGGCGTCAATATCGCCGGCGTCGTGGATGTCAATGACGTCGAGGCCTATGCCAAAACGCTCCCGGACGTGGCCTACGTGACCCAGAACCTGTTCACCTGTTCCCAGGACTCCCAGGAAAAAATGAAGGCGCTCATCAAAGAGCACCGCCTCAACCGGATTGTGGTGGCAGCCTGCACTCCCAAAACCCATGAAGTTATTTTCATGGAAACCATGGAAGCCTGCGGCATCAATAAATACCTTTTTGAAATGGCCAATATCCGCAATCAGGACGCTTGGGTCCATTCCGACGCCCCGGAATTGGCCACCGAAAAAGCCAAAGGGCTGGTGCACATGGCCGTGGCCAGGGCTTCGAAGCTCAAACAACTGGAAGAAAAAGTCATTCCGGTCAACAAGCAGGCCCTGGTCATCGGGGGCGGCATTGCCGGTATGAACGCCGCCCTGGACCTCAGCCGCCAGGGCTTTAAGGTGGTCTTGACTGAAAAAGAATCCGATCTGGGCGGAATGGCCCGGCGGCTTTACCATACCATCGACGGCGGCGATATACAGCTGTATCTCAAGGCCCTCACGGAACAGGTCCGGTCCGCCCAGAATATCGAAGTTATCACAGATGCCCGGATCACCGCCTTTGGCGGGTACAAAGGCAACTTTTCCACGGAGCTCAGCATCGGGCCTGAAAAGGAAAAACGCAGTGTGGGACACGGGGTCATTATCGTTGCCACCGGGGCCAATGAATACACGCCCAAGGAATTTGAATACGGCAAGGATAAGCGGGTGGTGACCCAGGTGGAGCTGGGTGAGATGCTCCATAAAAAGGAAATGACCGATATTTCCAGCGTGGTGATGATTCAGTGCGTCGGCTCCCGCAATGAAGAAAACCCCAACTGCTCCCGCATCTGCTGCCAGAGCGCCGTTAAAAACGCCCTGGAGATAAAAACCCTCAACCCCGAGGCCCAGGTCTATGTGCTCTACCGGGATATCCGCACCTACGGCATGGTCGAAGAGTCCTATACCGAAGCCCGCAAAAAAGGGGTTGTCTTCATCCGTTTTGAAGTCGATTCGCCGCCCCAGGTGGAAGCAACGCCAGCGGGCTTGCAAGTGACGGTCCGGGATGAAATCCTCCGGCGCAATATTGCGCTGCCGGCGGATCTCCTGGCGCTCAGTGCGGGGGTTAGCGCTGCGGACACCGCCGAACTGAGCGGCGTCATGAAACTGGGCCGCAATCCCGAAGGCTTTTTCATTGAAGCCCATGTCAAGCTGCGGCCGGTGGATATGCCCGGCGACGGTATTTTCCTGTGCGGCACGGCCCACGGCCCCAAATTAATCTCAGAAACCATTTCACAGTCCCTCGCAGCTGCTTCACGGGCCATCACCTTCCTGTCAAAGCCGGAAATCAAACTTTCGGCCATAACAGCCAAGGTCGATCTGGATCATTGCGTCAAATGCCTGACCTGCGTGCGCTCCTGTCCCTTTGACGTTCCGGTCTTTAATGAAAAAGAACGCGCCATCGAGATTGACGAAGCCCTTTGCCACGGCTGCGGCGTGTGCGCCTGTGTCTGCCCCCGGCAGACCATTGATTTGAGCTATTATGAAGATGATCAGATTATGAGTAAAATAGATGCGTTGTTGGCGGAGAATAAATAATGGCGGA includes:
- a CDS encoding FAD-dependent oxidoreductase, translating into MGASKSNTSGSVMVVGAGIAGMQSALDLAESGYYVYLVEKSTAIGGLMAQLDKTFPTNDCTMUIISPKLVEVGRHLNIELITNAELINLKGEEGRFTATVQQNPRFIDLSKCTSCGDCAKVCPVELPNEFDRGLSVRKAAFKQYAQAIPGAYAIEKKDNAPCRLACPAGLNVQGYVQMVKQGKYQEALEIIMEELPLPGVLGRICPHGCEDACRRCEVDAPVAIRDLKRLAADRFDPRDIKIDCLPPRQEKVAIIGSGPAGLSAAYHLARKGVLSTIFEALPKAGGMLRVGIPEHRLPRKVLDQEIELITNLGVEIKTDTPLGPDMSVDDLLNKGFQAVYLALGAHKGIELGIPGEEADGVQQGVEFLRELNLTGATKVGKKVAIIGGGNVAIDVSRSAVRLGAEEVYIIYRRTRTEMPAWEEEIQAAEAEGAVITYLSAPQEILVQDNKVKGLRCIRMELTEPDSSGRKRPIPIPGSEYDIELDQIIPAIGQRPDISTLENVADLKISRWGTTEVNPVTYATDRKGVFAGGDLQTGPWVAIGAIAAGREAAESIVRFLDGKDMAQGREAAATENPVYRPVPEDMPRQTRAKMPELPVAQRAGNFSEVEQGYDEAGGQAEAQRCLNCGYCSECYQCVEACLANAVVHEEEAVQRHIQVGSVIVSSGADPFDPTVFEEFYHYKKNPNVMTSLEFERILSASGPTMGHLARPSDQKDPEKIAWLQCVGSRDTNGCGNGYCSSVCCMYAIKEAMVAKEHAHGKLDCAIFNMDIRSFGKDYEKYYLRAKEKDGVRFVQSRINKITEIPETGDLTVWYIDDSGLAQNETFDMVVLSVGLQVPKSAVDLAKRLAIDLTPYNFIATEPFAPVSTSRPGVYTCGIFQGPKDIPESVTQASAAASAAGSALAEARGTDTKTVERPQKIDVALEDPRIGVFVCNCGVNIAGVVDVNDVEAYAKTLPDVAYVTQNLFTCSQDSQEKMKALIKEHRLNRIVVAACTPKTHEVIFMETMEACGINKYLFEMANIRNQDAWVHSDAPELATEKAKGLVHMAVARASKLKQLEEKVIPVNKQALVIGGGIAGMNAALDLSRQGFKVVLTEKESDLGGMARRLYHTIDGGDIQLYLKALTEQVRSAQNIEVITDARITAFGGYKGNFSTELSIGPEKEKRSVGHGVIIVATGANEYTPKEFEYGKDKRVVTQVELGEMLHKKEMTDISSVVMIQCVGSRNEENPNCSRICCQSAVKNALEIKTLNPEAQVYVLYRDIRTYGMVEESYTEARKKGVVFIRFEVDSPPQVEATPAGLQVTVRDEILRRNIALPADLLALSAGVSAADTAELSGVMKLGRNPEGFFIEAHVKLRPVDMPGDGIFLCGTAHGPKLISETISQSLAAASRAITFLSKPEIKLSAITAKVDLDHCVKCLTCVRSCPFDVPVFNEKERAIEIDEALCHGCGVCACVCPRQTIDLSYYEDDQIMSKIDALLAENK